The genomic segment GTCTGGGCTGTTTCCCTTTTGACTACGGATCTTATCATTCGCAGTCTGACTGCCGAAATAAAAGTATATGGCATTCGGAGTTTGATAGGGTTCAGTAACTGTTGTCAGCCCCTAGCCCATTCAGTGCTCTACCTCCATTACTCAATTAATCGACGCTAGCCCTAAAGCTATTTCGAGGAGAACCAGCTATCTCCGAGTTCGATTGGAATTTCTCCGCTATCCACAGCTCATCCCATGGTTTTTCAACACCAACGTGGTTCGGACCTCCACGGAATTTTACTTCCGCTTCATCCTGGCCATGGATAGGTCACCCGGTTTCGGGTCTACGACATGCAACTATGCGCCCTATTCAGACTTGGTTTCCCTTCGGCTCCGTACCTTAAGTACTTAACCTTGCTACATATCGTAACTCGTTGGCTCGTTCTACAAAAAGCACGCCGTCACACATATAAAGTGCTTCGACCGGTTGTAGGCACACGGTTTCAGGTTCTATTTCACTCCCCTTCCGGGGTTCTTTTCACCTTTCCCTCACGGTACTTCTTCACTATCGGTCACTAGGTAGTATTTAGCCTTGGGAGGTGGTCCTCCCAGCTTCCCACAAGGTTTCACGTGTCTCGTGGTACTCTGGATTAGATCTGACTGTTTTTCCTTTTCATTTACAGGCCTATTACCTTCTGCGGAGCAGCTTTCCAGCTATCTTCAATTAAGGAATTGCAGTATTTATGATCTATCCTCAACCCCCAGATCAAAGACCTGGGTTTGGGCTCTTTCCCTTTCGCTCGCCGCTACTTAGGAAATCGATGTTTCTTTCTCTTCCTCCGGGTACTTAGATGTTTCAGTTCCCCGGGTCTACCTCTGCATACCTATTTATTCAGTATGCAGTACATAGTTGTTACTATGTGGGTTCCCCCATTCGGAAATCTTTGGATCACAGGCTATTTGCGCCTACCCAAAGCTTATCGCAGCTTAACGCGTCCTTCTTCGGCTCCTAGTGCCAAGGCATTCGCCATGCGCCCTTTGTAGCTTGACCTTGATTCTGTCTATTTACATAGACGGTTATATTAATTTTGCGAAATTGTATTAAATTAATTTATAAACTACTTGCGTAGTTTTAATTTTTTTAAAACAACTTTTTTCACTGTGCAATTTTCAAAGAACATTTTAAGAAAAACTATTCATTATCTAACTCCTAAGAGTTAGATAAAATTAGTCTCTCAAAATTAAACAGAGAACTAGGTACGATTAATTACAATAGATATTTTTGAAGAACAAATTAATATTCTTCTATTGCATCGACCGAAGTCAATACATCTACTCCCTAGAAAGGAGGTGATCCAGCCGCAGGTTCTCCTACGGCTACCTTGTTACGACTTCACCCCAATCATCAATCCCACCTTCGGCCGCTGGCTCCATAAACACCTAAGTGTTAGGTTACCTCACGGACTTCGGGTGTTACCAACTCTCATGGTGTGACGGGCGGTGTGTACAAGGCCCGGGAACGTATTCACCGCGACATGCTGATTCGCGATTACTAGCAACTCCGGCTTCATGTAGGCGAGTTGCAGCCTACAATCCGAACTGGGATGAGTTTTTGAGTTTGGCTCCACCTTGCGGTCTTGCATCTCTTTGTACTCACCATTGTAGCACGTGTGTAGCCCTAGACATAAGGGGCATGATGATTTGACGTCATCCCCACCTTCCTCCCGGTTAACCCGGGCAGTCTCACTAGAGTGCTCAACTTAATGGTAGCAACTAATGATAAGGGTTGCGCTCGTTGCGGGACTTAACCCAACATCTCACGACACGAGCTGACGACAACCATGCACCACCTGTCACCCTGTCCCGAAGGACTTCGCCCATCTCTGGGTTATGCAGGGGATGTCAAGTCTAGGTAAGGTTCTTCGCGTTGCTTCGAATTAAACCACATGCTCCGCTGCTTGTGCGGGCCCCCGTCAATTCCTTTGAGTTTTAATCTTGCGATCGTACTCCCCAGGCGGAATACTTAATGTGTTAACGGCGGCACCGAGGTTCGACCCCCGACACCTAGTATTCATCGTTTACGGCGTGGACTACCAGGGTATCTAATCCTGTTTGCTCCCCACGCTTTCATGCCTCAGCGTCAGTTACAGTCCAGTAAGTCGCCTTCGCCACTGGTGTTCTTCCTAATCTCTACGCATTTCACCGCTACACTAGGAATTCCACTTACCTCTCCTGCACTCTAGACACCCAGTTTCAAATGCAGCACCCAAGTTAAGCTCGGGTATTTCACATCTGACTTAAATGTCCGCCTACGCATCCTTTACGCCCAGTAAATCCGGACAACGCTTGCCACCTACGTATTACCGCGGCTGCTGGCACGTAGTTAGCCGTGGCTTCCTCCTCTGGTACCGTCATTATCGTCCCAGAAGACAGAACTTTACAACCCGAAGGCCTTCATCATTCACGCGGCGTTGCTGCGTCAGGGTTTCCCCCATTGCGCAATATTCCCCACTGCTGCCTCCCGTAGGAGTCTGGACCGTGTCTCAGTTCCAATGTGGCCGATCACCCTCTCAGGTCGGCTACGCATCGTCGCCTTGGTGAGCCGTTACCTCACCAACTAGCTAATGCGCCGCGGGTCCATCTCAAAGTGGAATTTTCCGAAGAAAAATCCTTTGATGTTTCGATCATGCGACCAAAACATATTATGCGGTATTAATCTCCCTTTCGGGAGGCTATTCCCCTCTTTGAGGCAGGTTACCCACGTGTTACTCACCCGTCCGCCGCTAATCCACCCCGAAAGGTTTCATCGCTCGACTTGCATGTGTTAGGCACGCCGCCAGCGTTCGTCCTGAGCCAGGATCAAACTCTCAATTTAAAAGTTTACACTTTTTTAGTTGAAATGATTAATCTGCGACAACTGTTAAGTTGATTCGCAAGCTCATTACATACTTTTAGTCTTACGACTAAATTTTACTTTATACTAAAGTAATTAACTGGTTTAACGAAATATTATTTCGCTATCTTTACCTATTTCTCTGTTTAATTTTCAAAGACCAATTCGCTTTGTCATCATGTGACGACTTCTACTATATTACTAGGTATTTCTTGTTTTGTCAACATTTTTTTAATTTATTTTCATTGAAAAATTTATTAAAAAGTTATTAACAGTTAGCTTATCGTGCCACTCGGTTGTGACGACAAGGAGTATTCTATCACATAAATAAGAGCATAATTTCACAACATAGGTACTCTAGCTAGATTATACTCATATTACTACAAATTGGTCTAAATAATTCAATATTTCGCATCCTGATACGCATGGCTAAATGCTACAACTACCTCTTTATCTACCATAAAAAAACTTACGTCATTTGTAGTACTAGCTAAAAAAGCCAATACTCCTATAAGTAATGGTTACATTAAGAAATATTTTTTCTAATCTTTAAAAGACATACTCCGTACAATTCTATCAAAGCCAATAATAGTGTTTTTAAAAATGCCTTCTGCTCTATCTTTATACTCTTCCGGATTAATCATTGAAGGGCTAAAATGCGTTAATAAAAGTTCTTGTACATCTCCACTTAAAGCAAGTTCTGCCGCCTCACTAAATGTCATATGTTTGTTCCTTATGGCTTTTTCAATATCATTTTCATTACCATAGGTACCTTCACAAATGAACAAGTCACTTCCTTTAATAAAAGTTGTTATTTTAGGAGTTGGCCTTGTATCTGTTATAAAACTAATCTTTATCCCTGTTCTTTCTTTTCCCATCACCATGCTTGGAAAATATGTTTTATCATGTTCATTTATAATCTCATTTTTTTGCAATCTACTCCAAAATCTCTTTGGTATTTCATTTTTAGCTGCACTTCCTACATCAAATTTTGGTTTTCTATTAAAATAGAGGCTATAACCCAAACAATTAGTTGAGTGCTCAAGTTCTAGTGTTGAAATTATTAAATCATTAAATTCTCCTACTGAAGTATTAATACATTTTAATGAAGCTTGTATTTTCACGGGTTCTTTAGGATTTTCTAAGATATTAAGTTCGTAAGGAAGGTAAGGTGCTGCAACCCTTAGCCCTTTCACAATATTAGTAATACCTTTAGGCCCAATTATAGTAATGGGATCAGTTCTACCACTGTTACCAATCGTTGCAAGAATACCTGGAAGTCCTACAATGTGATCTGCATGTCCATGAGTTATACAAATCACATCTATCGACTTAAACCCCCAGCCAAGTATTTTCATTGATACCTGGGTACCTTCTCCGCAGTCAATAAGTATTTTTCTTCCTTTATAGTTTATGAGAAGCGAAGATAAATATCTTTCGGGAATTGGCATTCCCCCTCCACATCCTAGCAATGCTAAATCAACCAATTAAACCACCTCATCTATTGTTTCAACATGAAAAATATGCTAAAGTCTCCAAGTTGAATCCTATTATTCCTCTTTACAACTTAATAAGAATATCAATTTCGAACTTAAAATCCACAAAAATATAGGGTATTCCTTATATGATTATATACTATCATAGTCTTCTCATATTCACGGACCTTCATTCAAACTCTTTTATTCTAAACTTATTTATATGTCTATATATGAAGGAATTAATAAAAGTTGTAAGAGCCATTATGAAAAATAATAAGAAAATTACAAAGAAAGGTGTTCATATATAATACAAAACACATCCAAGCTGTAGAATTTCAAAACTACAATTGGATGTGTTTTTGTGGTATTGAATAACCAAATACAGATGTTCAATACCCCGAGGAAACTATAGGAGACTTTCCTTCTGAAATGTCGTTAAACTTCTTTAACTATCTCATCGTAGCCTCTTCTATATGCCCTTGGATAAAGTGTCTTACTTTCATCTAAGTATCCAAGTGAGATTAGCATTACTACTGTCTTATTCTCATCAAGTCCAAATTCTTTTCTCACACCCTCAAAATCCATGCCACTCATTGGATGAGAATCTACTCCAAGGTTCTTAGCTGCATACATTATAGACATTGCTAGAAGTCCTGCATTACTCTCAGCGAACTTTAATTTATTTTCCTCTGATGTACCATATAAACTATGTGCAAACCCTTGTGTACCTGCTAATTTTTCTTTATCACCACCAAATAGCTTTAACATATCCTTCCATGTAGGATTTGTTTCATCATATCCAGTTTTATTACCTACAATTATTAGGGTCACTGGAGCCTCTAATATCTTAGGCTGACTACTTGAAAGTTTATACAATTTCTCTTTAGCTTCTTTAGATTTCACTGCTATAATTTCCCAAGGTTGAAGGTTAAATGCTGATGGAGCTAATACCGCAAGATTAATTATATCCTTTAGTGTTCCCTCTTCAAGACCTTTATTTACATCAAAAAAATTGATAGCTCTTCTATTTTTAAAAACTTCTTTTAAATTCATTTAAATACACTCCTTAATTTCCTTTTTTAAGATTATTCGTTACTAATTATTATTACTTAATTTATATTATTATACCGATAGTTTACTGATTATGTCAAGCATATATTGAAATTATTAATTTCTTTAATACTAAAAAATCGTTGAAATTTGATATTATGCTCGCATTCTATTCATATATCCTTTGAGTCCATAAAAAGTACCTATAGCTATTTCGCTATAGGTACCAGTTTATTTAATCTACTTAGGCATCTTTGACTTGTTATTTTGTTTCGGGAGCCTTAAATATATTCAATACTGAGCTAAGTGATTCACGGAGATTATCATCCCTTAGCATAGTCATAGCTGAATCAATTACTACACGGGTATCATATTGGCCCTTGTAAATAGGAGTAACCTCTTTATCTAATTTGAGAAGAGAATAAACTGCTGTTTGTGCTGATCTAACCGAGTAATCAACTGTAAAAACAACATCGTCAGGCATTTCACAGAATTGTCCAATAAATGCTAAATTAGTTGATCCTATTGGTACAACCGCAGGCCTATCTCCCATTGTTCTAGGTAAAAATTGACTTGTTATAAAAGGCATTATACATGGTATACATGTAGATGTTTTGAGAATTAAAGGCATTTCTTCTTTCAAAGCAAGATGGCGACATAATTCTGTTAATATCTCTTCACCAGTACATTCAGACATCTTTTTTTGCACATAGTTACCTTTTTTATTTGGAGACAAGCAATAGCCCCAACATATATTAACATTTTCAGGTTGATTATTATAATATGGTTGATGAGGTAAAACAACTGACATAAGCCAATTGGAGTCCTTGAAAGTAAATACAGAATTTTCATTAAAATTCTCCATTAATCTGAAAAATGTTGGATCTCTAAAAGTAACTGTGAATGATTCCCATAGCGATTCATCTATATGATCATCAAAAACGGATGGCTTACCAAACTCAGGTCTATTTTTCGCTATATTTTCCCAAAGTTTCCACGAGCCTCCTAAGCTCTTAGCTTCAACCTTAGGTACAGTTGACATTGATCCAAGGCTTGATCCTGCCGTCATAGATCCAATGGTTACAAGAACATAGTCCCCGTTTTTAATGTGAATACTTTTTTGTTTTCCATTACTAGTATAATGAATACGTTCTACAGTTTTTTCATTTTCAGAAGTTTTAAAATCTAGATTAGTGACTTCACAATTCATTTCAAAGTGGACGCCTTGTTCTTTTAGCCATTTAACTATTGGCAAAACCATAGAATCATATTGATTGTACGGCGTGCGACGGACACCAGATAAAGTGTTAATACGAGGCAACTCATGAATAAATCTATGAAGATATCTCTTAAATTCTACTGCACTATGCCATGGTTGAAACGCAAAAGTTGTGCACCACATAAACCAAAATTTACTTTTGAAAAATGAATCTCCAAAACAATCTTTTACCCTACTTGTTCCAAGTGATTCCTCAGATTGAGCCATAATTTTAATTAAATCCAATCTATTCTGTTGATTAAATCCAAGAGAAGATACATCAATTACCTCTTTATTTTCACCAACTAATCTAGCTTTAGCGCTAGACTTAAATTTCTTATTGAATTCAACAAATTCATCATATAATGTTTTTTCTGAATCAGTTAATGACGGAATGCTTGATAAAAGATCAAAAGTGGCGGTGTAGGCTTCTTCATCGAACATTCTTCCACCACGATAGACATACCCATTTTCAGCTGAACCTTGGGCATCTAGACTACCACCTGTTATATTAGACTCTTCAAATATTGATATATTCTTTCCAGAAACATGTCCATCTCTAATAAAATAAACAGCACTAGCAAGGGATGCAATTCCACCTCCAACAAGATAAGCTTTTATTTTATAATTATCACCATTAGAAAATTCATTTATATTTTTATAGTTTTGTTCCATTTTCGCCTCCTATTTTTTGGTTTATTCACTAATCCTTTATCATATACTGTATTAAAATCACTTAACGCCTCTTATTACATTCATAGATGGACTTCCACCTTCAAACATGTTTTTTACTCTCAGACCTATAAGTGGATTTAACTCTTCATGTGTTAAGATATAAAATTTTTCTTCTTCAATTGCCTTGAATATAGTTGCCCCAATTGTGTCAATTGGTATACCGCCTTTGATAACCTTATGTTTCTTTTGCTCTTCTTCTTTATATAAATCACTTTGATAATAAGGCTGGCTCATATCATTTTTATAAATATTTGGTCTGTGCCTCTCACAATTATCAAGGTCTGTTTGAATAAATCCTGGACAGAATACTGACATTTTTATTTTGTCCGTTTCGCATTGAAGATCTAAGTAGGTAGATTCAGAAAGACCAACCGCTGCAAATTTCGAAGTATGGTAAGCTGACATTCCATTCAAATCCAAAAGCCCAGCTACAGAAGAAGTATTAACAATATGGCACTCAGTATCCTGTTTTAACATTATTGGAATGAACACTTTTTCGCCATGGATAATGCCCCAGACATTAGCTTTCATAACCCATTCCCAATCATTTAAAGATAGTAACCAAGCTGGCCCTGCAACTACGACTCCTGCATTATTAAACAATAAATCTATGTGTTGAAATTTTTCAAGGGCAATCTTCGCTAGCATCTCCATGTCCTCAAATTTCATGACATCCATTTCAACAGCTAATACTTCAGCTCCCTCTGCCTTAAGTTGTTCTTCCGCTCTTTTTAAGTCCCTTCCATCAATATCTGCTATAACTATTTTAATCTCTCTTCGTGCACATTCCTTAGCTATTGCAAATCCTATTCCATTTGCAGCGCCTGTAATAACTGCTACCTTACCTTTAAACTCTTTCATAATATAACTCCTCCTTTTTATACTGTTTTATAGAGTATCCTCCCACCAATCCCATTTTGAATTTGAATATGGTAAATACGCAATTGGATCTACTTCTGCCAAAACTTTACCCCTTAAAAGTACTGAAGTTCCTACAGTGTAAGTGCAACCTAGCATCTTTACAACTTCTAATTCTGCCCAAGGGTCATGTGGTGAGTCTTTCAGATTCATCTCAAATTCTCCAGTTTTAAACACTTTATTATCCATAGTTGCACCTTGCTCTATAAGTAGTGGGCTTAAGTCGAATCCACTGCCATCTGGTGACTTAGAATATTTGAAATTAAATATAGGTAATCCCTCTCCATAATTATCAGCAATTATTTTCTGTCCATCTTCAGCATTACATTTTCCATTAAGATTTGCTTTTACACTAAAGAAGTTTATTCCATTTCGAGATACACTTCCGTAAACAGAGTCTCCATCTTTCTTAAGTTCGATTTCTGCCATCTTCTTTGGAAAACCATAAATTTCTCTGCCAAGCCCCATAGCCATGCCATCACTTATAGGCATTGAAAGACAATACATTCCAATTCGACCATTAAAATCTGCTGGTATAAATAAAGCTGCTTCCTTGTATGGAGGGCAAAAATTTGTTCTAGGATAATTAGCTACAAAAGCATGTACCAAAGGTACTTTAAGAGGCTTTAGAGGTGCTGGAAGTATACGTGCAATAATCTCTGGCTTTGTTTCCCAATAAGCTGTGAGCATCTGAGCATCGTAAAAAGTTGTAGGTTTACTAATATATTTTTTAATATCATTTGGATTTTTTACAAAACTATTCATTAATGATACCTCCCTATATTTTATATTTCAGAGTTGTTTTACTAATATTCACATCCTCCATCCTTTCTTTAAATTTATATTTTTGTACAAGAATTCTATATTTATAATATAACGCTAATAAAAAAGGTGTTAAACAATCAATTTCCTTGATTTGTCTAAAAAACATACACTGTACTCAAAGTGTATGTTTTTTAGCATTAGCGGAAACTAAAAGTTAATTATTCCTTGCTTTATTAAGAAAAATAGCTATAATAGAACTAATTTAATTTTTAAATTACATATATTAATTAATTTGGAGGTATGCATAAATGAAAGATTCAACAAAACATTCCGTGATTATAGGTTTTGCACTATTTGCAATGTTTTTCGGTGCAGGAAACCTAATTTTTCCACCATTCTTAGGAAAAACTGCAGGAAGCGCATTTTTTGCATCCATAATAGGATTTCTCATTACAGGCGTTGGTCTTCCACTAACTGGAGTAATTGCCTGTGCCAAAATTAATGGTACTTACGACAAAATGGCCAATAGAGTAGGTAAAAAATTTGCTATAATAACTGGTGTAGCTTTAATTCTTGTTATCGGTCCGTTATTTGCAATTCCAAGAACCGCTGCATCAACTTTCGAGCTTGGAATACATCCAATATTTCCATCTGTGCCACAAAACATAGTAGTTATATTGTATTTTGCAATAACACTTGCGTTTGTGCTTAAACCTTCTTCAATAATTGATAATATAGGTAAAATACTTACCCCCGCACTTTTATTAATGCTAGCTATAATTATATTTAAAGGAATAATAGATCCTATTGGACCAGTTGTAGCTACATCTTATAAAGGTGGATTTTCAAAAGCTTTAATAGAAGGTTATCAAACAATGGATGCTATGGCTTCTGTTATATTTGCAGGAATAATTATTTCATCTGTTAGAGCAAAAGGTTATAAAAATACAAAAGATATAATGAATATGACTATAAAATCAGCACTAGTTGCTGTAGCGGGTTTAACCTTTGTATATGCTGGACTTATGTATCTCGGAACACAAACAAGTACTTTGTTCCCCGCAGATATATCTAGAACTAAGCTAGTTACAGAGCTTGTTAAGTTAGACCTAGGTAGCGTTGGTGCAGTTATTCTTAGTTTATGTGTTGCTCTTGCATGCTTAACAACCGCTATAGGGTTACTCGCAAGTGGAGCAACATTCTTTGCTAATCTTTCAAATAATAAAGTATCTTACAAGACTGCTGCTGTTATTATGGCTGTAGTAAGTGGATTAATAGCTACGAAAGACGTTGATAGTATAATTACATTGGCAGGGCCTGTTTTACAAATTTTATATCCAATTGTAATTGTTCTAATAGTTATTACATTGCTTGGAGATATTGTGAAGAGTAATACGGCTGTTGCTATAACTACATACACAGCGCTAATTATAAGTATTTTAGATACTATAAATAGTATCTACGCAAATAGCATTGGATTTATTAAATTTATTCCTCTATCAAGTGTTGGATTCTCATGGCTTATACCTGCTTTAATAGCTTTTGTAATTTCTAATATTTTAATTAAACCAAAAGAAGTTATAAATGAAGATGAAGCTGATTCAATTCTTGAGGGTGAGATAATGTAACACTGTTGATTAAGAATTAATATGGTTACATAGAGAAAATTTATTTTCTCTAAAGTGGGCTCCATCAAATATACAAGCTGTAAATCAGCTTCTATCAGAAAAGGTATAGCAAAATTAAATCTTGCTATACCTTTTTTTCATTTTATATTACCGTTACTCCACTTTGAATTACAACTGTGCACTAAACCCCAATTAATGATTTGTATACTTCCTTGCCTTCATTAGGAAGAGCGAATAGTTAATTTTATTACCTTCTATAATTTTTTCACCATAAAAAAATGAATTCGATTCTATGTCGTTAAACCCAGCACTAAGTGAACTACTCACCACCTAATAGGTGGGAGCTTCTTGGTCAATATTCCCAACGGAATAAGTTTATCCAAGCTAATAAGACAATTCCTGCCTCTCTAGTCAATATATCTTTTATTACATTGCTAGTTTTAATAAATTTTTACTTGCATTTATGTCTCTGTCCATTATCATTCCACATACTGGACATATATAAGTTCTGCAAGATAAATCTTTTGTTTGGCTTGATTTATTACCACATTTAGAACATAATTGACTACTTGCATACCTTACTGGTGCTATTATTATTTCTCTACCATACCATTCAGCCTTATATTCTAACATTCTTCTAAATTCAAACCAACTAACATCGGCTATACTCTTAGCCAATTTATGATTTTTTATCATATTACTTACTTTTAAGTCCTCAATAACTATAACTTGGTTTTCGTTAATTAATTGAGTGCTCACTTTGTGAAGAAAATCTTTTCTTTGATTAGCTATTTTCTCATGGATTTTAGCAACTTTCAATCTTGATTTTATTCTATTATTACTACCCTTTTGTTTCCTTGATAAGTTTTTTTGAAGTTCAGCTAATCTCTTTTCTGATTTTTTTAAGTGTTTAGGATTATGAAAAAGATTTCCATCACTTGTTATAGCAAATTCTTTGATACCTAAGTCTATGCCTATTTTAGTATCTATTTTAGATAACTGAATATTTTCAGCATCAACTAATATTGATATAAAATACTTACCACTTGATACTTGTGATACTGTACATGATTTAATTAATCCAGTGAATTCTCTATGTTGTTTAATATTAATCATAGATTTTAATTTAGGAATTTTTATTTTATTATCTTTAATAAATACTGTTCCATTTGGAATACTTTTACTTATTTGATTGTTAGTTGTATAGGCTTTATTATTGTTTCTTTTACTTTTGAACTTAGGAAATCCAATTGAGTTATCCCTAAAGAAATTAGCATAAGCTCTCTGCAAATTCATTTGAGCATTTGCTAACGCTAAACTGTCAACTTCTTTTAACCATTCAAATTCTTTTTTATATTTTGCAGGTGTTGGAAGTTTTTGTTTCTTTAGTTCCTCTTTGTTATCTTTATATTGCTCATATATAAGTTTTCTTTCTGCCAAAATTTGATTATAAACAAATCTAGTGCATCCAAATGTTTTAGCTAAATATA from the Clostridium sp. CM027 genome contains:
- the brnQ gene encoding branched-chain amino acid transport system II carrier protein, giving the protein MKDSTKHSVIIGFALFAMFFGAGNLIFPPFLGKTAGSAFFASIIGFLITGVGLPLTGVIACAKINGTYDKMANRVGKKFAIITGVALILVIGPLFAIPRTAASTFELGIHPIFPSVPQNIVVILYFAITLAFVLKPSSIIDNIGKILTPALLLMLAIIIFKGIIDPIGPVVATSYKGGFSKALIEGYQTMDAMASVIFAGIIISSVRAKGYKNTKDIMNMTIKSALVAVAGLTFVYAGLMYLGTQTSTLFPADISRTKLVTELVKLDLGSVGAVILSLCVALACLTTAIGLLASGATFFANLSNNKVSYKTAAVIMAVVSGLIATKDVDSIITLAGPVLQILYPIVIVLIVITLLGDIVKSNTAVAITTYTALIISILDTINSIYANSIGFIKFIPLSSVGFSWLIPALIAFVISNILIKPKEVINEDEADSILEGEIM
- a CDS encoding acetoacetate decarboxylase family protein, coding for MNSFVKNPNDIKKYISKPTTFYDAQMLTAYWETKPEIIARILPAPLKPLKVPLVHAFVANYPRTNFCPPYKEAALFIPADFNGRIGMYCLSMPISDGMAMGLGREIYGFPKKMAEIELKKDGDSVYGSVSRNGINFFSVKANLNGKCNAEDGQKIIADNYGEGLPIFNFKYSKSPDGSGFDLSPLLIEQGATMDNKVFKTGEFEMNLKDSPHDPWAELEVVKMLGCTYTVGTSVLLRGKVLAEVDPIAYLPYSNSKWDWWEDTL
- a CDS encoding ribonuclease Z — encoded protein: MVDLALLGCGGGMPIPERYLSSLLINYKGRKILIDCGEGTQVSMKILGWGFKSIDVICITHGHADHIVGLPGILATIGNSGRTDPITIIGPKGITNIVKGLRVAAPYLPYELNILENPKEPVKIQASLKCINTSVGEFNDLIISTLELEHSTNCLGYSLYFNRKPKFDVGSAAKNEIPKRFWSRLQKNEIINEHDKTYFPSMVMGKERTGIKISFITDTRPTPKITTFIKGSDLFICEGTYGNENDIEKAIRNKHMTFSEAAELALSGDVQELLLTHFSPSMINPEEYKDRAEGIFKNTIIGFDRIVRSMSFKD
- a CDS encoding nitroreductase family protein; this translates as MNLKEVFKNRRAINFFDVNKGLEEGTLKDIINLAVLAPSAFNLQPWEIIAVKSKEAKEKLYKLSSSQPKILEAPVTLIIVGNKTGYDETNPTWKDMLKLFGGDKEKLAGTQGFAHSLYGTSEENKLKFAESNAGLLAMSIMYAAKNLGVDSHPMSGMDFEGVRKEFGLDENKTVVMLISLGYLDESKTLYPRAYRRGYDEIVKEV
- a CDS encoding SDR family NAD(P)-dependent oxidoreductase; protein product: MKEFKGKVAVITGAANGIGFAIAKECARREIKIVIADIDGRDLKRAEEQLKAEGAEVLAVEMDVMKFEDMEMLAKIALEKFQHIDLLFNNAGVVVAGPAWLLSLNDWEWVMKANVWGIIHGEKVFIPIMLKQDTECHIVNTSSVAGLLDLNGMSAYHTSKFAAVGLSESTYLDLQCETDKIKMSVFCPGFIQTDLDNCERHRPNIYKNDMSQPYYQSDLYKEEEQKKHKVIKGGIPIDTIGATIFKAIEEEKFYILTHEELNPLIGLRVKNMFEGGSPSMNVIRGVK
- a CDS encoding oleate hydratase; translated protein: MEQNYKNINEFSNGDNYKIKAYLVGGGIASLASAVYFIRDGHVSGKNISIFEESNITGGSLDAQGSAENGYVYRGGRMFDEEAYTATFDLLSSIPSLTDSEKTLYDEFVEFNKKFKSSAKARLVGENKEVIDVSSLGFNQQNRLDLIKIMAQSEESLGTSRVKDCFGDSFFKSKFWFMWCTTFAFQPWHSAVEFKRYLHRFIHELPRINTLSGVRRTPYNQYDSMVLPIVKWLKEQGVHFEMNCEVTNLDFKTSENEKTVERIHYTSNGKQKSIHIKNGDYVLVTIGSMTAGSSLGSMSTVPKVEAKSLGGSWKLWENIAKNRPEFGKPSVFDDHIDESLWESFTVTFRDPTFFRLMENFNENSVFTFKDSNWLMSVVLPHQPYYNNQPENVNICWGYCLSPNKKGNYVQKKMSECTGEEILTELCRHLALKEEMPLILKTSTCIPCIMPFITSQFLPRTMGDRPAVVPIGSTNLAFIGQFCEMPDDVVFTVDYSVRSAQTAVYSLLKLDKEVTPIYKGQYDTRVVIDSAMTMLRDDNLRESLSSVLNIFKAPETK
- the tnpB gene encoding IS200/IS605 family element RNA-guided endonuclease TnpB, producing the protein MLKAYKFRLYPNNEQQVYLAKTFGCTRFVYNQILAERKLIYEQYKDNKEELKKQKLPTPAKYKKEFEWLKEVDSLALANAQMNLQRAYANFFRDNSIGFPKFKSKRNNNKAYTTNNQISKSIPNGTVFIKDNKIKIPKLKSMINIKQHREFTGLIKSCTVSQVSSGKYFISILVDAENIQLSKIDTKIGIDLGIKEFAITSDGNLFHNPKHLKKSEKRLAELQKNLSRKQKGSNNRIKSRLKVAKIHEKIANQRKDFLHKVSTQLINENQVIVIEDLKVSNMIKNHKLAKSIADVSWFEFRRMLEYKAEWYGREIIIAPVRYASSQLCSKCGNKSSQTKDLSCRTYICPVCGMIMDRDINASKNLLKLAM